In the Chlorobium limicola DSM 245 genome, one interval contains:
- the rplK gene encoding 50S ribosomal protein L11, with protein sequence MAKKIIGFIKLQIPAGAANPAPPVGPALGQKGVNIMEFCKQFNAKTQSEAGMITPVVITVYSDKSFTFVTKTPPAAVLLLKEAKLQKGSGEPNRNKVGTVSREQVRRIAELKMPDLNAFDLDGAEQMVMGTARSMGIIVED encoded by the coding sequence AAACTTCAGATTCCTGCAGGTGCTGCCAATCCAGCCCCTCCGGTCGGTCCGGCCCTCGGTCAGAAAGGCGTCAATATCATGGAGTTCTGCAAGCAGTTCAATGCCAAGACCCAGTCCGAAGCAGGCATGATCACACCTGTTGTGATTACCGTTTATTCCGACAAGTCGTTTACCTTCGTGACCAAAACTCCGCCGGCCGCAGTTCTGCTTCTGAAAGAAGCGAAATTGCAGAAAGGTTCCGGCGAGCCGAACCGCAACAAGGTAGGGACGGTCAGTCGCGAGCAGGTTCGCCGGATTGCCGAGCTGAAGATGCCCGATCTTAACGCTTTTGACCTCGATGGAGCAGAGCAGATGGTGATGGGTACGGCAAGAAGTATGGGTATTATCGTCGAGGATTGA
- the rplA gene encoding 50S ribosomal protein L1, with product MAGKKYREALAKIDRFQEYDLAEAVGKIREITEAKFDATIDVALRLGVDPRHADQVVRGTVMLPHGTGKTVSVLVVCKEAKAEEAKEAGADLVGFEEYIEKIQSGWTDVDVIIATPDVMGQLGKVAKILGPRGLMPNPKSGTVTMDVAKAVKEVKAGKIEFRVDKAGNVHAPVGKVSFQPEHLVENITSFVREVVRLKPSAAKGQYLQSIAVSSTMSPSVKVRKEKFVA from the coding sequence ATGGCTGGAAAAAAATACAGGGAGGCCCTGGCAAAAATAGATCGCTTTCAGGAGTATGATCTTGCTGAGGCTGTCGGGAAAATCAGGGAAATTACTGAAGCTAAATTCGATGCGACCATCGATGTCGCTTTGCGTCTGGGAGTTGATCCGCGTCACGCCGATCAGGTTGTCCGCGGCACGGTGATGCTGCCTCACGGTACAGGTAAAACTGTTTCCGTGCTTGTTGTCTGCAAGGAAGCCAAGGCAGAAGAGGCAAAAGAGGCCGGAGCCGATCTGGTCGGATTCGAAGAGTACATTGAAAAAATCCAGTCCGGCTGGACCGACGTTGACGTTATCATAGCCACTCCGGACGTCATGGGTCAGCTTGGCAAGGTTGCAAAAATTCTGGGCCCTCGCGGTCTCATGCCCAATCCGAAATCCGGAACGGTTACCATGGATGTCGCTAAAGCCGTTAAAGAGGTCAAGGCCGGCAAGATCGAGTTCAGGGTTGATAAAGCCGGAAATGTTCATGCTCCGGTAGGAAAGGTTTCTTTTCAGCCTGAGCATCTGGTTGAAAATATCACCAGTTTTGTCAGGGAGGTTGTCCGTTTGAAACCGTCTGCTGCGAAGGGGCAATATCTCCAGAGTATTGCGGTTTCGAGCACGATGTCGCCAAGCGTGAAGGTCAGAAAAGAAAAATTTGTTGCCTAA
- the rplJ gene encoding 50S ribosomal protein L10 — MKRDKKEQVVQEVAEKIGRSQGIYLTEYQGLNVAKMAELRNEFRKAGIEYKVVKNTLVKQALLQLAQADKLADGLKSTTAVAFGYDDPIAPAKIIRKFSKTNEALKFKMAAIDGIVYGDDKLVMLSEMLSKTENIGRTAGLINNVVSSVPMVVNAVMRNLVSVLDQVAKQKQ; from the coding sequence ATGAAACGGGATAAAAAAGAGCAGGTAGTCCAGGAGGTCGCTGAGAAAATCGGCAGATCCCAGGGAATATATTTGACGGAATATCAGGGCTTGAACGTTGCCAAAATGGCGGAACTTCGCAATGAGTTCAGAAAAGCCGGTATCGAATACAAGGTTGTCAAGAATACTCTCGTCAAGCAGGCGCTTCTGCAGCTTGCCCAGGCAGACAAGCTTGCCGACGGCCTGAAAAGCACTACTGCGGTTGCTTTTGGTTATGATGATCCTATCGCTCCGGCCAAAATCATCAGGAAGTTCAGCAAGACCAATGAAGCGCTGAAGTTCAAGATGGCGGCAATTGACGGAATTGTTTATGGCGACGACAAGCTTGTCATGCTCTCCGAGATGCTGAGCAAAACCGAGAATATCGGTCGTACTGCGGGGCTCATCAACAATGTTGTCAGTTCCGTACCGATGGTTGTCAATGCGGTCATGAGAAACCTGGTTTCGGTTCTCGATCAGGTTGCCAAACAGAAGCAGTAA
- the rplL gene encoding 50S ribosomal protein L7/L12: protein MSIETLVEEIGKLTLTEASELVKALEEKFGVSAAPAIVAGIASAAPAGDAPAQEEKTEFDVVLTSAGESKINVIKVVRALTGLGLKEAKDLVDGAPKTVKEAVSKDEAEKIAKELKDVGAGVELK, encoded by the coding sequence ATGTCTATTGAAACACTTGTAGAGGAGATTGGTAAGCTTACCCTTACAGAAGCATCCGAATTGGTAAAAGCATTGGAAGAGAAATTCGGTGTATCCGCAGCTCCTGCAATTGTTGCCGGTATCGCATCTGCAGCTCCTGCTGGCGATGCTCCTGCACAGGAAGAAAAAACCGAGTTTGATGTTGTGCTGACCTCCGCAGGAGAGAGCAAGATCAACGTGATCAAGGTTGTTCGCGCACTCACCGGACTTGGCCTTAAAGAAGCGAAAGACCTCGTTGACGGCGCACCGAAAACCGTCAAGGAAGCCGTTTCGAAAGATGAAGCTGAAAAGATCGCCAAAGAACTAAAAGATGTTGGCGCAGGCGTAGAGCTTAAGTGA
- the rpoB gene encoding DNA-directed RNA polymerase subunit beta encodes MQFDKSEVHVKVADATPTPSIDFSKIQSIIDPPDLLKVQLDSFHNFIQDSVPLAKRKDQGLERVLRNAFPITDTRGLYLLEYISYSFDKPKYTVEDCIERGLTYDVSLKVKLKLSYKDEPDEQDWKETIQQEVYLGRIPYMTERGTFIVNGAERVVVAQLHRSPGVVFSEAVHPNGKKMYSAKIVPTRGSWIEFQTDINNQIFVYIDQKKNFLVSALLRAIGFAKDEDILGLFDLVEEIKMSAGKKDQLIGKYLASDIVDMQTGEVVSARTAITEDIFEQILAAGYKAVKVMKSYSGSDKGQDKSIIINTILNDSSATEEEALEIVYEELRANEAPDIDAARSFLERTFFNQKKYDLGDVGRYRIRKKLAREFEELVTYLSGKKELRELSDGIYQKILQTIQSFSDEPVGDDILVLTHFDIIAVINYLIKLVNGQAEVDDVDHLANRRVRSVGEQLAAQFVVGLARMGKNVREKLNSRDSDKIAPADLINARTVSSVVSSFFATSQLSQFMDQTNPLAEMTNKRRVSALGPGGLTRERAGFEVRDVHYTHYGRLCPIETPEGPNIGLISSLSVYAEINDKGFIQTPYRVVEKGQVTDKVVMLSAEDEENKITVPVSVPLDENRKIALESVQARTKGDYPLVPAEDVNYMDVSPVQIVSAAAALIPFLEHDDGNRALMGANMQRQAVPLLTSEAPVVGTGMEAKVARDSRSVIVAEEAGTVEEVTADYIRVRYDIDTENEVHLSMLDPDEGLKTYKLIKFKRSNQDTCISQKSLVRTAQRVAKGDVLADSSSTENGELALGKNVLVAFMPWRGYNFEDAIILSERLVYDDVFTSIHIHEFEANVRDTKRGEEQFTRDIYNVSEDALRNLDENGIVRIGAEVKERDILVGKITPKGESDPTPEEKLLRAIFGDKSSDVKDASMHVPAGMKGIVIKTKLFSRKKKVGLDVKDRIEAVDKRYDQKEYDLRKRFAKWLNQLLDGKKTTGIFNEKGKVLVAEGSVFDESVLARFSGLPFLESIDFSKGLVESKKVNENVVRLVKEFRFKLKDIADERENEKYKINVGDELPPGIEELAKVYIAQKRKIQVGDKMAGRHGNKGVVGKILSIEDMPFMEDGTPVDIVLNPLGVPSRMNIGQLYETSLGWAAKKLGVKFKTPIFNGATYEEVQNELERAGLPMHGKVSLFDGRTGEKFDDEVTVGYIYMLKLSHLVDDKIHARSTGPYSLITQQPLGGKAQFGGQRFGEMEVWALEAYGAANILREMLTVKSDDVIGRNKTYEAIVKGQNLPEPGTPESFNVLVRELQGLGLEIRIDERVP; translated from the coding sequence ATGCAATTTGATAAAAGCGAGGTGCATGTGAAAGTGGCTGATGCAACACCAACACCGTCTATTGACTTTTCCAAAATACAAAGCATTATCGATCCCCCCGATTTATTAAAAGTTCAGTTAGATTCATTTCATAATTTTATTCAGGACAGCGTTCCTCTTGCAAAGCGCAAGGACCAGGGGCTCGAAAGGGTTCTTCGCAACGCTTTTCCCATAACCGATACTCGCGGGCTGTATTTGCTCGAATATATCTCCTATAGTTTCGACAAGCCTAAATATACCGTTGAGGACTGTATCGAGAGAGGGCTTACCTACGATGTTTCGCTCAAGGTAAAACTCAAACTTTCGTATAAGGATGAGCCGGATGAGCAGGACTGGAAGGAGACCATCCAGCAGGAAGTTTATCTTGGCAGGATTCCCTACATGACCGAGCGGGGTACCTTTATCGTCAACGGCGCCGAACGTGTCGTCGTTGCTCAGCTGCACCGTTCTCCGGGGGTTGTGTTCAGTGAAGCTGTGCATCCGAACGGCAAGAAAATGTATTCGGCAAAAATCGTCCCCACAAGAGGTTCGTGGATCGAGTTTCAGACCGATATCAATAACCAGATTTTCGTTTATATCGACCAGAAAAAGAACTTTCTGGTGAGTGCTCTTCTTCGGGCTATCGGATTCGCGAAAGATGAGGACATACTCGGTCTTTTCGATCTTGTCGAAGAGATCAAAATGAGCGCCGGAAAGAAAGACCAGCTGATCGGCAAGTATCTCGCTTCTGATATCGTCGATATGCAGACAGGCGAGGTCGTCAGCGCCAGAACCGCTATCACCGAAGATATCTTCGAACAGATTCTTGCAGCCGGTTACAAGGCTGTCAAGGTCATGAAGAGCTATTCCGGCAGCGACAAAGGTCAGGACAAGTCCATTATTATCAACACCATTCTCAACGACAGCTCTGCTACCGAAGAGGAGGCGCTCGAGATCGTGTACGAGGAACTGAGGGCCAATGAAGCTCCTGATATCGATGCAGCACGAAGCTTCCTTGAAAGGACGTTCTTCAATCAGAAGAAATACGACCTCGGAGATGTCGGTCGATACAGGATCAGAAAAAAGCTGGCCAGGGAGTTCGAAGAACTGGTGACCTATCTCTCGGGGAAAAAAGAGCTCAGAGAGCTTTCAGACGGTATTTATCAGAAGATTCTGCAGACTATCCAGTCATTTTCGGATGAGCCGGTCGGAGACGATATCCTCGTACTGACGCATTTCGATATCATTGCGGTTATCAATTATCTGATCAAGCTTGTCAACGGCCAGGCAGAGGTTGACGATGTCGATCACCTTGCAAATCGCCGTGTCCGCTCCGTAGGCGAACAGCTTGCCGCACAGTTTGTCGTAGGTCTGGCAAGGATGGGCAAGAACGTCCGGGAAAAACTCAATTCACGCGACTCCGACAAGATCGCTCCGGCGGATCTTATCAATGCCCGTACGGTATCGAGTGTGGTTTCGAGTTTCTTTGCCACAAGCCAGTTGTCGCAGTTCATGGACCAGACCAATCCGCTTGCCGAGATGACCAACAAGCGCAGGGTTTCCGCTCTCGGACCCGGAGGTCTTACCCGTGAGCGTGCAGGTTTCGAGGTTCGTGACGTTCACTACACCCATTATGGAAGGCTTTGTCCTATCGAGACTCCTGAAGGTCCGAACATCGGTCTGATTTCATCGCTCTCTGTCTATGCGGAAATCAACGATAAAGGATTCATTCAGACTCCTTACAGAGTGGTTGAAAAGGGACAGGTTACCGACAAGGTCGTTATGCTTTCGGCTGAAGATGAAGAGAACAAGATAACCGTACCGGTTAGCGTTCCGCTTGACGAAAACAGGAAAATCGCTCTCGAATCGGTTCAGGCAAGGACCAAGGGTGACTATCCGCTTGTCCCCGCCGAGGACGTCAATTATATGGACGTTTCTCCGGTTCAGATTGTCAGTGCCGCTGCGGCATTGATTCCTTTTCTTGAGCATGATGACGGCAACCGTGCCCTTATGGGCGCAAACATGCAGCGTCAGGCAGTTCCACTCCTGACCTCGGAGGCTCCTGTCGTCGGTACCGGCATGGAAGCGAAGGTCGCTCGTGATTCACGATCGGTTATTGTTGCCGAAGAAGCCGGAACGGTGGAAGAGGTTACTGCGGACTACATCCGGGTCAGGTACGATATCGATACTGAAAATGAAGTGCATCTCTCGATGCTCGATCCGGATGAAGGCCTGAAAACATACAAGCTCATCAAGTTCAAGCGATCTAACCAGGACACCTGTATTTCGCAGAAATCGCTCGTTCGCACTGCACAGCGGGTTGCCAAGGGCGATGTGCTTGCAGACAGCTCCTCAACGGAAAACGGTGAGCTTGCACTTGGAAAAAATGTGCTGGTTGCCTTCATGCCGTGGCGAGGATACAACTTCGAGGATGCCATCATTCTGAGTGAGCGTCTTGTCTATGACGATGTATTCACCTCGATTCACATTCACGAATTTGAGGCAAACGTACGCGATACCAAGCGTGGTGAGGAGCAGTTCACCCGTGACATATACAATGTCAGTGAAGATGCCCTCAGAAACCTTGATGAAAACGGTATTGTGCGTATCGGTGCCGAAGTCAAGGAGCGCGATATTCTTGTTGGTAAAATCACCCCGAAAGGCGAAAGCGATCCTACCCCCGAAGAGAAACTGCTCCGGGCAATTTTCGGCGACAAGTCAAGCGATGTCAAGGATGCCTCGATGCACGTTCCTGCCGGAATGAAAGGCATTGTGATCAAGACAAAACTTTTCAGTCGCAAGAAAAAAGTGGGACTTGACGTCAAGGATCGTATAGAGGCCGTGGACAAGCGGTATGACCAGAAAGAGTATGACCTGCGCAAGCGTTTCGCCAAGTGGCTGAACCAGCTGCTCGACGGCAAAAAGACGACAGGTATTTTCAATGAAAAAGGAAAAGTGCTCGTAGCGGAAGGTTCGGTTTTCGATGAAAGTGTGCTTGCCCGTTTCAGTGGGCTTCCCTTTCTCGAATCAATCGATTTTTCCAAAGGGCTTGTCGAATCGAAAAAAGTCAATGAAAACGTTGTCCGTCTTGTCAAGGAGTTTCGTTTCAAACTCAAGGATATTGCAGATGAGAGGGAAAACGAAAAGTACAAGATAAATGTCGGCGACGAACTGCCTCCCGGTATAGAAGAGCTTGCAAAGGTTTATATCGCACAGAAGCGCAAGATTCAGGTAGGCGACAAGATGGCCGGTCGTCACGGTAACAAGGGTGTAGTCGGCAAGATTCTCTCGATTGAGGATATGCCGTTTATGGAAGATGGCACGCCGGTTGATATCGTGCTCAATCCGCTGGGCGTTCCGAGTCGTATGAATATCGGCCAGTTGTACGAAACGTCACTCGGATGGGCGGCAAAAAAACTTGGAGTCAAATTCAAGACTCCGATTTTCAATGGAGCGACCTATGAAGAGGTCCAGAACGAACTTGAAAGAGCCGGCCTTCCAATGCACGGCAAGGTCTCTCTGTTTGACGGTCGTACCGGTGAGAAATTCGATGACGAGGTGACGGTTGGCTATATCTATATGCTGAAGCTGAGCCACCTTGTGGATGACAAGATTCATGCCCGTTCAACCGGCCCATACTCGCTTATAACGCAGCAGCCTCTTGGCGGTAAAGCGCAGTTCGGTGGCCAGAGATTCGGTGAAATGGAGGTTTGGGCGCTTGAGGCCTATGGGGCCGCCAATATTCTCAGAGAGATGCTGACGGTCAAGTCGGACGATGTTATCGGTCGTAACAAAACCTATGAGGCGATTGTCAAGGGCCAGAATCTGCCAGAACCGGGCACTCCGGAGTCGTTCAACGTTCTGGTACGGGAGCTTCAGGGTCTCGGACTTGAAATTCGCATCGACGAGAGGGTTCCTTAG
- the rpoC gene encoding DNA-directed RNA polymerase subunit beta', translating to MIFSQGASPLKGDFSRIKFSIASPESILAHSRGEVLKPETINYRTFKPERDGLMCEKIFGPTKDWECYCGKYKRVRYKGIICDRCGVEVTTKSVRRERMGHISLAVPVVHTWFFRSVPSKIGALLDLSTKELERIIYYEVYVVINPGEPGEKQGIKKLDRLTEEQYFQIITEYEDNQDLDDTDSAKFVAKMGGEAIHMLLKSIDLNETAVTLRKVLRESSSEQKRADALKRLKVVESFRKSYEPQKKTRKKPGGLFPEDEIPEPYVYEGNKPEYMVMEVVPVIPPELRPLVPLEGGRFATSDLNDLYRRVIIRNNRLKKLIDIRAPEVILRNEKRMLQEAVDALFDNSRKANAVKTGESNRPLKSLSDALKGKQGRFRQNLLGKRVDYSGRSVIVVGPELKLHECGLPKSMAIELFQPFVIRRLVERGIAKSVKSAKKLIDKKDPIVWDVLEKVIDGRPVLLNRAPTLHRLGIQAFQPVLIEGKAIQIHPLVCTAFNADFDGDQMAVHVPLSQEAQLEASLLMLSSHNLILPQSGKPVTVPSQDMVLGMYYLTKSRSGEEGEGRIFYDSEDVLIAYNEQRVGLHAQIFVCFNGLVDQKFDPLRVLETVIDEKSEKYGWLRSQLEQKKMLLTTVGRVIFNQHVPESIGFINRVIDKKVAKELIGRLSSEVGNVETAKFLDNIKEVGFHYAMKGGLSVGLSDAIVPETKVRHIKSAQKDSTKVVKEYNRGTLTDNERYNQIVDVWQKTSNIVAEESYQKLKKDRDGFNPLYMMLDSGARGSREQVRQLTGMRGLIARPQKSMSGQPGEIIENPIISNLKEGLTVLEYFISTHGARKGLSDTSLKTADAGYLTRRLHDVAQDVIVTIDDCGTTRGLHVYRNIEEETSGQIKFREKIRGRVAARDIYDTLNNNVVVKAGEIITDELADLVQDTAGVEEAEIRSVLTCESKVGICSKCYGTNLSVHKLVEIGEAVGVIAAQSIGEPGTQLTLRTFHQGGTAQGGISETETKAFNEGVLEFEDVKTVEHSSINEDGVEDLRTIVIQKNGKINIVDPESGKVLKRYVIPHGAHLHCRPGNAVKKDQVLFSSEPNSTQIIAETPGSVRFADIEKGVTYKEEVDPQTGFAQHTIINWRSKLRANETREPRIMIIDASGEIRKTYPVPIKSNLYVEDGQKVLPGDIIAKVPRNLDRVGGDITAGLPKVTELFEARIPSDPAIVSEIDGYVSFGSQRRSSKEIKVKNDFGEEKIYYVQVGKHVLANEGDEVKAGDPMTDGAVSPQDILRIQGPNAVQQYLVNEIQKVYQINAGVEINDKHLEVIVRQMLQKVRVEEPGDTELLPGDLIDRSAFIEANENIAEKVRVTDKGDAPARIQDGQLCKMRDIAKLNRELRKNSKKLVVIEPTLQATSHPVLLGITSAALQTESVISAASFQETTKVLTDAAVAGKIDNLLGLKENVIVGKLIPAGTGLKRYRTIRLTGDTQKQAAVAEAVAAPDKEIEGHGI from the coding sequence ATGATTTTTTCACAGGGAGCATCACCGTTAAAAGGTGATTTTTCAAGGATAAAATTCAGTATAGCATCTCCCGAAAGCATTCTCGCCCATTCAAGGGGCGAGGTGCTCAAGCCGGAGACAATCAATTATCGTACCTTCAAGCCTGAACGCGACGGTTTGATGTGCGAAAAAATATTCGGTCCGACCAAGGACTGGGAATGTTACTGCGGGAAATACAAAAGGGTTCGCTACAAAGGCATCATCTGTGATCGCTGCGGTGTGGAAGTTACCACAAAAAGCGTCCGCCGGGAGCGCATGGGCCATATCTCCCTTGCGGTTCCTGTTGTGCATACCTGGTTTTTCCGTTCGGTTCCCAGTAAAATAGGGGCGTTGCTCGATCTTTCGACAAAAGAGCTCGAACGCATCATCTATTATGAAGTCTATGTGGTCATCAATCCTGGTGAACCCGGAGAAAAGCAGGGGATCAAGAAGCTCGACCGGTTGACCGAGGAGCAGTATTTCCAGATCATTACCGAATATGAGGACAATCAGGATCTCGACGATACCGACTCTGCAAAGTTTGTGGCAAAGATGGGCGGAGAAGCCATTCATATGCTACTCAAAAGCATCGATCTGAACGAGACCGCCGTAACCCTTCGGAAAGTGCTCAGGGAGAGCAGTTCCGAGCAGAAGCGCGCTGACGCGCTGAAACGGCTTAAAGTTGTCGAATCGTTCAGAAAAAGCTATGAACCGCAGAAAAAGACACGCAAGAAACCAGGCGGACTTTTTCCCGAAGACGAAATTCCCGAGCCCTATGTTTATGAAGGTAACAAGCCAGAATATATGGTTATGGAAGTTGTGCCGGTTATTCCTCCCGAGCTCAGGCCGCTTGTGCCTCTCGAGGGCGGGCGGTTTGCGACTTCCGATCTCAACGATCTTTACCGCAGGGTGATTATCCGCAACAATCGCCTGAAAAAGCTCATCGACATTCGCGCTCCGGAGGTCATTCTGCGTAACGAAAAGCGCATGCTGCAGGAGGCTGTGGATGCCCTGTTCGATAACTCGCGCAAGGCAAATGCGGTCAAGACCGGCGAATCGAACAGACCGTTGAAGTCTCTTTCCGATGCTCTCAAGGGAAAGCAGGGCCGCTTCCGTCAGAATCTGCTCGGTAAAAGGGTTGACTACTCCGGCCGTTCGGTGATCGTTGTCGGTCCGGAACTGAAGCTGCATGAGTGCGGTCTTCCGAAAAGCATGGCAATCGAGCTGTTTCAGCCGTTTGTGATCCGTCGTCTTGTCGAACGCGGCATAGCCAAATCCGTAAAATCCGCCAAAAAGCTCATAGACAAGAAGGATCCCATTGTATGGGACGTGCTTGAGAAGGTTATTGACGGTCGTCCTGTACTTCTGAACCGTGCGCCTACCCTGCATCGTCTCGGTATCCAGGCTTTTCAGCCGGTACTGATCGAAGGGAAGGCCATCCAGATTCATCCCCTGGTCTGTACGGCGTTCAACGCTGACTTTGACGGCGATCAGATGGCTGTACACGTTCCGCTTTCACAGGAAGCCCAGCTTGAGGCATCGCTTCTGATGCTTTCGTCACATAACCTCATTCTTCCGCAGTCCGGTAAACCGGTGACCGTTCCTTCCCAGGACATGGTTCTCGGCATGTACTATCTGACGAAATCGCGTTCGGGCGAAGAGGGCGAAGGCAGGATATTCTATGATTCCGAAGATGTTCTCATCGCCTACAACGAGCAGAGAGTCGGACTTCATGCGCAGATTTTCGTCTGTTTCAACGGTCTTGTCGATCAGAAATTCGATCCGCTTCGCGTGCTCGAAACGGTCATTGATGAAAAATCCGAAAAATACGGATGGCTCCGTTCACAGCTCGAGCAGAAGAAAATGCTGCTGACCACGGTCGGCAGGGTTATTTTCAATCAGCATGTTCCCGAGTCCATTGGTTTCATCAACAGGGTTATCGACAAGAAGGTCGCCAAAGAGCTTATCGGCCGTCTCAGCAGCGAAGTCGGTAATGTCGAAACGGCAAAATTCCTTGACAACATCAAGGAGGTCGGATTCCATTACGCCATGAAAGGCGGTCTTTCCGTCGGTCTTTCGGATGCCATTGTTCCCGAAACGAAGGTCAGGCACATAAAGAGCGCACAGAAAGACAGCACCAAGGTTGTCAAGGAGTACAATCGCGGAACGCTTACCGATAACGAGCGCTACAACCAGATTGTCGATGTCTGGCAGAAAACGTCGAACATTGTAGCAGAGGAGTCCTATCAGAAGCTGAAAAAAGACAGAGATGGTTTCAACCCGCTCTATATGATGCTTGATTCCGGCGCCCGAGGCTCGAGAGAGCAGGTGCGCCAGCTGACCGGTATGAGAGGTCTTATTGCCCGACCCCAGAAGTCGATGTCGGGTCAGCCGGGTGAAATTATCGAAAACCCGATTATTTCGAACCTGAAGGAAGGGTTGACGGTGCTCGAGTATTTTATTTCCACGCACGGTGCCCGTAAAGGTCTTTCTGACACCTCGCTGAAAACGGCGGATGCAGGTTACCTGACCAGAAGGCTGCACGATGTAGCCCAGGATGTGATTGTCACCATCGATGACTGCGGTACCACCCGAGGTCTGCATGTGTATCGTAATATCGAAGAGGAGACCAGCGGTCAGATCAAGTTCCGTGAAAAGATCAGAGGGCGCGTAGCTGCCAGGGATATTTATGATACCCTCAACAACAACGTCGTCGTAAAGGCCGGAGAGATCATTACCGATGAACTTGCAGATCTTGTTCAGGATACAGCAGGTGTTGAAGAGGCAGAAATCCGTTCGGTGCTCACCTGCGAGTCAAAAGTCGGTATCTGTTCGAAATGCTACGGCACCAACCTCTCTGTCCACAAGCTTGTTGAAATCGGTGAAGCTGTAGGTGTTATTGCAGCGCAGTCGATCGGCGAACCTGGTACGCAGCTGACGCTTCGTACCTTCCACCAGGGCGGTACGGCACAGGGTGGTATTTCCGAAACCGAGACCAAGGCCTTCAATGAAGGTGTTCTTGAGTTCGAAGATGTCAAAACCGTAGAGCACAGCAGCATCAATGAGGACGGAGTCGAAGATCTTCGTACGATCGTTATCCAGAAGAATGGTAAAATCAATATTGTCGATCCTGAATCGGGCAAGGTTCTCAAACGGTATGTGATACCGCATGGCGCCCATCTCCATTGCCGTCCAGGAAATGCGGTAAAAAAAGACCAGGTGCTTTTCAGCAGCGAGCCCAACAGCACCCAGATTATTGCCGAAACACCGGGTTCGGTGAGATTTGCCGATATCGAAAAAGGTGTCACCTACAAGGAAGAGGTTGATCCGCAGACAGGGTTTGCCCAGCATACCATCATCAACTGGCGTTCGAAGCTCCGTGCCAACGAGACAAGGGAGCCGAGGATTATGATTATCGACGCCAGCGGCGAGATCAGGAAAACCTATCCGGTGCCGATCAAATCAAACCTCTATGTAGAGGACGGCCAGAAGGTGCTTCCGGGCGATATCATCGCCAAGGTTCCAAGAAACCTCGATCGAGTCGGTGGTGATATTACGGCAGGTCTTCCGAAGGTAACCGAGCTGTTTGAAGCCCGCATTCCTTCCGATCCGGCTATCGTTTCCGAGATTGACGGTTATGTGAGTTTTGGTTCACAGCGCAGGAGCAGCAAGGAGATCAAGGTCAAGAACGATTTCGGGGAAGAAAAAATCTATTATGTCCAGGTCGGTAAACATGTGCTGGCCAACGAAGGCGATGAGGTGAAGGCCGGCGATCCGATGACGGACGGTGCCGTTTCTCCGCAGGATATTCTTCGTATTCAGGGACCTAACGCAGTGCAGCAGTATCTGGTTAACGAGATACAGAAAGTATACCAGATCAATGCCGGCGTTGAAATCAACGACAAGCACCTTGAGGTTATTGTCCGTCAGATGCTGCAGAAAGTCCGTGTGGAAGAACCTGGCGATACCGAGCTGCTTCCGGGTGACCTGATTGACCGAAGTGCCTTTATCGAAGCGAACGAAAATATCGCTGAAAAGGTCAGGGTTACCGACAAGGGTGATGCTCCGGCAAGAATACAGGATGGCCAGCTCTGCAAGATGCGTGATATCGCCAAACTGAATCGTGAATTGCGCAAAAACAGCAAGAAGCTCGTCGTTATCGAGCCTACGCTTCAGGCGACTTCGCATCCGGTGCTGCTTGGTATTACCAGTGCGGCTCTGCAGACGGAGAGCGTTATATCCGCCGCATCGTTCCAGGAAACGACAAAAGTGCTGACTGATGCCGCTGTTGCCGGAAAGATCGACAACCTTCTCGGTCTCAAGGAAAATGTCATTGTCGGCAAGCTTATTCCCGCAGGCACAGGCCTGAAGCGTTATCGCACCATCAGGCTGACCGGCGATACGCAGAAGCAGGCTGCTGTTGCAGAGGCGGTTGCTGCGCCGGATAAAGAGATCGAGGGACACGGCATCTGA